The nucleotide sequence TTTGCTATCCAACTTACGGCGGAAGCGGAATTGTAGCAACAGAATTAGGAATGAGTTTAGCCGATAAAGGCTTTGAAGTTCATTTCATCAGTTCTGCATTGCCAGCACGTTTGGATGTTACCAATCCGAATATTTTTTTCCATAAAGTTAACGTTCAGACCTATCCGTTGTTCCAATATCAGCCTTATGATATCGCATTGTCATCGATGATTTATCGTGTGGTTAATCTTTACAAATTGGATATTCTTCACGCTCATTATGCGATTCCTTATGCTTATGCGGCATTTACGGCGAAGCAAATGTTGAAAGCAGATAACAAAGATATTCCTTTGGTAACAACACTTCACGGGACAGACATTACTTTGGTTGGACAACATCCGAGTTATAAACACGCTGTCGAATTTTCTATCAATCAAAGTGATACAATCACGTCGGTTTCCGAAAGTCTGAAAAAGGACACTTTGCAGTTTTTTGATATTCAGAAGGATATCCAGGTGATTAACAATTTTATAGATAATTCTGTTTTTGATGAAGAAGGGAATGCCTGCCAAAGAAAGCAATTTGCTAATGATGATGAGAAGATACTGATCCACGTTTCCAATCTTCGTCCAGTGAAAAGAATTCAGGATGTTTTGGAGATCTTCAAAAATGTCAATAAAAAAGTCAAGTCAAAACTAATTATTATTGGCGAAGGTCCGGAAATGGAAAAAATCTCTGAGTTTATGGAAAATAATCCAGAACTGATTGGAGAAATCAAATTACTCGGAAAAGTCAATGATCTATACAGAATTCTACAACTTTCCGATGTTTTCCTTTTACCTTCGGAGCAGGAAAGTTTCGGTTTGGCGGCTTTGGAAGCAATGGCTGCGAGAACGCCAGTTATTAGTAGCAATGCAGGCGGAATTCCGGAAGTAAATATCCAGGGAGAAACTGGATTTTTGGCAGAAATAGGCAACGTAGAAGCAATGTCAAATTATTGTATCAAATTGTTGAGTGATGAAAAACTTCTTTCAGAAATGAAAAAGAATGCAAAAGCGCAAGCAATCCATTTTGACTTGAAAAATATTCTTCCGATTTATATTGATATGTACGAAACTACTATTGCAAAATTTGAAGAAGCTAAGTATAAGAATGTGTAAAAATCTTAAATATAAATCATAAGTCTTCGACTCCGCTCAGACTGACAATCCTGAATATTTAAAATTCGAGATGTCACAATGAGCGGAGTCGAAGTGTTTTAGATTATTAATTAACATTTTCAAATCTATATTTAAAATATTTCTGTAACTTAACCTTCCGGAGTTTTTCTTCGGAGGGTTTTTGTTTAACGGAAATCAACACACAAATGAATGAAGACATATTGCAATATATCTGGAATTATAAGAAATTCCGGAGCTTCGATTTCATCTCGACAGACGGACGGGTTATCGAAATATTAGAATTCGGAGAGTGGAATAAGAATTCTGGTCCAGATTTTCTGTTTGCGAAAATTAAGATTGATGATATTATTTTTGCCGGCAATATTGAGATACATACCAAAGCTTCGGATTGGTTTTTTCATAATCATTCTGGCAATCCTGAGTTTGGAAACCTAATTCTTCACGCTGTTTATATTAATGATTGTGATATTCCGGAGCTAGAACAACATAACATTCCGACTTTGGAACTCAAAAGTTATATTGATGAAGAACTGATTCAAAAACATCAAAATCTGAAAGCCGAACATTCTTTTATAGCTTGTGAAGAGTTATTTG is from Epilithonimonas vandammei and encodes:
- the bshA gene encoding N-acetyl-alpha-D-glucosaminyl L-malate synthase BshA, producing MKIGILCYPTYGGSGIVATELGMSLADKGFEVHFISSALPARLDVTNPNIFFHKVNVQTYPLFQYQPYDIALSSMIYRVVNLYKLDILHAHYAIPYAYAAFTAKQMLKADNKDIPLVTTLHGTDITLVGQHPSYKHAVEFSINQSDTITSVSESLKKDTLQFFDIQKDIQVINNFIDNSVFDEEGNACQRKQFANDDEKILIHVSNLRPVKRIQDVLEIFKNVNKKVKSKLIIIGEGPEMEKISEFMENNPELIGEIKLLGKVNDLYRILQLSDVFLLPSEQESFGLAALEAMAARTPVISSNAGGIPEVNIQGETGFLAEIGNVEAMSNYCIKLLSDEKLLSEMKKNAKAQAIHFDLKNILPIYIDMYETTIAKFEEAKYKNV